The Deltaproteobacteria bacterium genomic interval TCTTAAGTTATTAACTCAAGTTTTGCACCCCAGTGGTTCATTGAGTCTGAGCGGTGAGGTAAGAAAATATTTTATAGAATTAACAAGTTTCGTAATTTGTGAACAGATCATTTCAGGTGTTTTTTGTGTTCTTGACAAAGCATTGATTTCATCGGCAATGAGAGCCATCACTGTTTGAGAGGCAGAGAGTTGCTGTAAATCCACCTGATAGGCTTTAAACAGTTCCCCCAGAGTTCTGGGGTCATTATCAAAGCGCGAATTGAAGGCAAGAAAGAGATACCTTGCCATTGCCAGTGCAGTTGACGCAAAGATACTATCGAAGTTCCGGTTTTGTTCTTTACCAAGATGAAGATGTTGTTTGCATTCTTTAAAGAAAGGTTCGATTGACCACCGTCCGGCATAGGTTTTAAGAATCTTTTCCTCTTCTATCTCAAGAACGGTGGATAAGAAAGCACACCAGTCGTTATGTTTGCCATCAAGATAAAAGAGAATCTTTACGGGGAGGTTCTCCTTTGTCATTACAGTGATGGCTACTGACTTGCCTGGAAGGGTTGGTAGCGATGCAAGTCGGTTTTTGGCAAACTTTCTGTAAAGCTCGTTGAGGTTGTACTCTCTTCCTTGGTAGAGGTATCGCATATTGGGGAGTTTCTTGAGCTTGCAGATGACATTGTAACCGGCATCGTGGACCTTCTTGATAAAGGAAGGGAAGGCAAACCAGGAATCAAAAAGTACAAATCCAGCGTCAAGACCCGAGTTGCGGGCTTTTTTGATCATATCAAGGGCCAGTTCTGTCTTTGACTTTAATGCTTCCCGGCGTCTTCCGGCACCTATTGTGCGATTATCAAGGGGCTTTAGATGGGTGTTTGATCTATTTGAAGAAGCGACAAGTGAAAAATCAAAGGGAATAAAACTCAATCTATCATGCCACCCAAGGACAAGTGTTTTAAAGGCGAGTGTGCTTTTTTGGGTAACAGAGTCATAGACCCAGGAGACAAGCTCAATTTGTTTGCCTCTTTTGGGTAAGGTTGAATCATCCAGAATTAATACTCTTTCGTGCCATAAAGAAAAAGATTGAAGTTTAGATATGACCTTTAGAGCAAGAAGATTAATAAATTTACGCCAGTGGTACCGATGATTGGCAAGGAAAGGGTAGTAAGTGTCTTTACCGGAATCCCTTAAGTTGTCAGGAAGAAAGCTCTCTTTCCAGAGCCCTGTCAGTTTCTCCTTAAAAAAAGGGAGAAGAACAATACGGTAAAGTATATCCATACTGCTTAATCCCTGTTCTTTTCTGATATGGCTTTTATTGGCTATTATACCCACATTTAATGACCTGAAAGTTTTTTTAATTTGAGTAGAAAGCTTTGTTGATTGAAATTCATTAACCAGTGATTTTGTGATACTATGCTTCATAAGCGGGTTCCTTTTTAAGTGTTTGATTTTATTCGGGAAAAATAAAAACAATTATACTATTTAGGGACCCGCTTTGCTGGTTTTATTTAGTTATTTCAATAACTTATCTCCGATTACAGGGGTGCGAAACTTGAGTTACCAATATTGGTTTTGCTGTGCACAATTCTTTTTTGTTAATATTAGCTTATATTATTGGTGGCCTCAGATAAATTTACGGTTCTAACCCATAAGGATTGTGACGACCTGCAAGGTCACCCTCAATTCCTTGAACCAGCAATGCACACAGAAAGGCTAGCCGCCCGTCTGATTTGAATTGAAACTATTATAATACGCCCGCTCGTGAGTGGGGTCGTTCGGCACCTAAAATAAGGGGAAGAGATCAATGCAGTTAATCCAAAGAATAAAAAGAATACTTCGTGAATACATTTGTGACGTGGTAAAGGCCGAGGTTCAACAGGAAGCCTCCAAAATAATGGCTTTGATACCACAGCTAATAGAGTTCACAAACAGCTCTCCTGAGGAGAAGCAATCCTATCATGATCGGAGCAGAGCCCCTCTTGCAAATTACAACTATTTTCTGGACTTGCGGGAACAACTTAGTAAATCAGGGGTGGTTGTCGAAGATATATCCATTAACATCTTGGATTTTGAGAAATGGCTAGAGGAATACCCCGAAGTAGATTCATATTACAAAAACGCAGGAAACGTTTACATAGAAAAATGTCTTGAGCATTATCTCAGCTATCGATATTTAGATATGTCTTCTGATGACATTTGTATTGATGTTGCAGCCGCAGGTAGTCCATATGCTGATATTCTTAGAAAGCATCTAAAAATCAAATCATACCGTCTTGATATGAGCTACCCTGAAGGCATACATGGGTATAACATTGGTGCTGATGCTGGAAGCACAACTCTTACAAGTGGTTTTGCAAGTACACTCGCACTACATTGCGCTTATGAATGTTTCATGGGAAATGCAGACATTCGGTTCGTTCGCGAAGCATCGAGATTATTGAGACCAAATGGTCGTTATCTCATTACCCCATTGTATTTAGATGCTACGTACTTCAACGCCACGAGCCCCTATTGTGACCAGAAAGAAGTAATTATAGACCCTGAAGCTCATAAGATCTGGAGGGATGATGAATATAAGGTGCCGTTTTCACGGCATTACTCACCACAGGCATTCTCGACAAGAATCTATTCAAACATACCAAATGATATGGATGGAAAAGTCTACTTCGTCAGAAATTTGCCGGATGTCATGCACCGGTTCCAGAATCAACGCGTCTATTGTTACTTCATGTTTTATTGCGAAAAAAGACACAGAACCTAATTGGGCAGCCGGGGGGAATTAATCCCCCAAGCCCCCACACCAGCTGGCACCCACAGGGCATGCATGCACACCGGGTCCGCATTAGCCCGGACATTTCACAAATAAATATGGCAAAATACTATAAAACCCTTTAAGATTAGTTTGTTAGAAGCTAACTAAACGACTATGCACTTTCAGTGCATAGTCGTTTAGTTATT includes:
- a CDS encoding transposase, whose product is MKHSITKSLVNEFQSTKLSTQIKKTFRSLNVGIIANKSHIRKEQGLSSMDILYRIVLLPFFKEKLTGLWKESFLPDNLRDSGKDTYYPFLANHRYHWRKFINLLALKVISKLQSFSLWHERVLILDDSTLPKRGKQIELVSWVYDSVTQKSTLAFKTLVLGWHDRLSFIPFDFSLVASSNRSNTHLKPLDNRTIGAGRRREALKSKTELALDMIKKARNSGLDAGFVLFDSWFAFPSFIKKVHDAGYNVICKLKKLPNMRYLYQGREYNLNELYRKFAKNRLASLPTLPGKSVAITVMTKENLPVKILFYLDGKHNDWCAFLSTVLEIEEEKILKTYAGRWSIEPFFKECKQHLHLGKEQNRNFDSIFASTALAMARYLFLAFNSRFDNDPRTLGELFKAYQVDLQQLSASQTVMALIADEINALSRTQKTPEMICSQITKLVNSIKYFLTSPLRLNEPLGCKT